From one Catenuloplanes nepalensis genomic stretch:
- a CDS encoding O-antigen ligase family protein produces MTSPAATLHHPVDFEPSLLEDVGTVGSTYTTRGRRHLLDGAALLSMLVMLNLLLPQDLVVQQLSSLGRPALLLGMVFFFGWLVSKLHPRLALRGPQPVRWAAIFYLAAVLSAYAAGYLRGLPSLEANAADRAIIGTAAFLGVLLVCADGVANRDRLDSLLKISVWCGMVMAVIGLLQAGLALDVTKYIKVPGLVLHHGEELGFMSRGDGFFRVASTAQHYIEFSTVMAILLPFAVHYAMFGTKKVIRQWAIVAGVLMGAAIPMTLSRTGIVALVVGGLAMLPAWSWRVRINLAGLGVLLGGALMAVKPGLIGTIISMFTGAADDPSITGRTDDYAVIFAYVAERPFFGRGPGTFIPTIYFFVDNEWLQHLVTMGVLGVAGLATLHLTALTLGVLAYRRAARPEDRHLAACLIAVQLIAVTVAATFDSLGFTTYSTMLALLTGATGAVWRLTHPARMVRSSAPRLTND; encoded by the coding sequence TTGACCAGCCCCGCGGCCACGCTGCACCACCCGGTCGACTTCGAGCCGTCGCTGCTCGAGGACGTCGGCACGGTCGGCTCGACCTACACCACGCGCGGCCGGCGGCACCTGCTCGACGGCGCCGCGCTGCTCAGCATGCTCGTCATGCTCAACCTGCTGCTCCCGCAGGACCTGGTGGTCCAGCAGCTCAGCTCGCTCGGCCGGCCCGCGCTGCTGCTCGGCATGGTCTTCTTCTTCGGCTGGCTGGTCTCGAAGCTGCACCCGCGGCTCGCGCTGCGCGGCCCGCAGCCGGTCCGCTGGGCCGCGATCTTCTACCTGGCCGCCGTGCTCTCCGCGTACGCGGCCGGCTACCTGCGCGGCCTGCCGTCGCTGGAGGCGAACGCGGCCGACCGGGCGATCATCGGCACCGCCGCGTTCCTCGGCGTGCTGCTGGTCTGCGCGGACGGCGTGGCGAACCGGGACCGGCTGGACAGCCTGCTGAAGATCTCGGTCTGGTGCGGCATGGTGATGGCGGTCATCGGCCTGCTGCAGGCCGGCCTCGCGCTCGACGTCACGAAGTACATCAAGGTCCCCGGCCTGGTCCTGCACCACGGCGAGGAGCTGGGCTTCATGTCCCGCGGCGACGGCTTCTTCCGGGTGGCGAGCACGGCCCAGCACTACATCGAGTTCAGCACCGTGATGGCGATCCTGCTGCCGTTCGCGGTGCACTACGCGATGTTCGGCACGAAGAAGGTCATCCGGCAGTGGGCGATCGTGGCCGGCGTGCTGATGGGCGCGGCGATCCCGATGACGCTGTCCCGGACCGGCATCGTGGCGCTGGTGGTCGGCGGCCTGGCGATGCTGCCGGCCTGGAGCTGGCGGGTGCGGATCAACCTGGCCGGGCTGGGCGTGCTGCTCGGCGGCGCGCTGATGGCGGTCAAACCGGGCCTGATCGGCACGATCATCTCGATGTTCACCGGCGCGGCGGACGACCCGAGCATCACCGGCCGGACCGACGACTACGCCGTGATCTTCGCGTACGTCGCGGAGCGGCCGTTCTTCGGGCGCGGGCCGGGCACGTTCATCCCGACGATCTACTTCTTCGTCGACAACGAGTGGCTGCAGCACCTGGTCACCATGGGCGTGCTGGGCGTGGCCGGGCTCGCGACGCTGCACCTGACCGCGCTGACGCTGGGCGTGCTGGCCTACCGGCGGGCGGCCCGGCCCGAGGATCGGCACCTGGCGGCGTGCCTGATCGCGGTGCAACTGATCGCCGTGACCGTGGCGGCCACGTTCGACTCGCTGGGCTTCACCACGTACAGCACGATGCTGGCGCTGCTGACCGGCGCGACCGGCGCGGTGTGGCGCCTCACACATCCGGCCCGAATGGTCCGAAGCTCCGCCCCCCGCCTGACGAACGACTGA
- a CDS encoding NAD-dependent epimerase/dehydratase family protein has protein sequence MRVLVTGHEGYLGSVLVPRLVAAGHEVVGLDTGLFADCLIGPAPVEVPAIRTDLRDVTADQLRDARVEAVVHLAAICNDPIGNLNPDLTYEVNHRSTLRLARAAKAAGATRFLFSSSCSLYGKGTDDAPLDETAGFNPVTPYGESKYLSEQGLLALADDDFSPTFLRNATAYGFSPRLRGDLVVNDLVGHALHTGQVRLQSDGTAWRPLVHADDIAAAFEALLTVDRTRIHSKAYNIGRTSENYLIRDVANLVRDLVGGTVTFAEGAGTDLRNYRVTCDLVAAEVPEFAPQWTVAKGIEQLVEAYRRHGLALEDLMGERHQRLKRINALTAAGRLDGELRWTTA, from the coding sequence ATGCGCGTCCTCGTCACCGGACACGAGGGGTACCTGGGCAGCGTGCTCGTCCCCCGGCTGGTCGCGGCCGGCCACGAGGTCGTCGGCCTGGACACCGGGCTCTTCGCGGACTGCCTGATCGGCCCGGCGCCGGTCGAGGTGCCGGCGATCCGCACCGACCTGCGCGACGTCACCGCGGACCAGCTGCGCGACGCGCGGGTCGAGGCGGTCGTGCACCTGGCCGCGATCTGCAACGACCCGATCGGGAACCTGAACCCGGACCTCACCTACGAGGTCAACCACCGGTCGACGCTGCGGCTGGCGCGCGCGGCCAAGGCGGCCGGTGCGACCCGCTTCCTGTTCTCCTCCTCGTGCAGCCTCTACGGCAAGGGCACCGACGACGCGCCGCTGGACGAGACCGCGGGCTTCAACCCGGTCACGCCGTACGGCGAGTCGAAGTACCTCTCCGAGCAGGGGCTGCTGGCGCTGGCCGACGACGACTTCTCGCCGACGTTCCTGCGCAACGCGACCGCGTACGGCTTCTCCCCGCGCCTGCGCGGCGACCTGGTCGTCAACGACCTCGTCGGGCACGCGCTGCACACCGGCCAGGTGCGGTTGCAGAGCGACGGCACCGCGTGGCGCCCGCTCGTGCACGCGGACGACATCGCGGCCGCGTTCGAGGCGCTGCTCACGGTCGACCGCACCCGGATCCACTCCAAGGCCTACAACATCGGGCGTACGTCGGAGAACTACCTGATCCGGGACGTGGCCAACCTGGTCCGGGACCTCGTCGGCGGCACCGTCACGTTCGCCGAGGGCGCCGGCACGGACCTGCGCAACTACCGGGTCACGTGTGACCTGGTCGCGGCCGAGGTGCCGGAGTTCGCGCCGCAGTGGACGGTCGCGAAGGGCATCGAGCAGCTCGTCGAGGCGTACCGCCGGCACGGTCTGGCCCTCGAGGACCTGATGGGTGAGCGGCACCAGCGGCTGAAGCGCATCAACGCGCTGACCGCGGCCGGGAGGCTGGACGGCGAGCTGCGCTGGACCACCGCATGA
- a CDS encoding class I SAM-dependent methyltransferase — MSRCDACGAGELEVFGDLGEIPVLCGVHWADAGEAADSPVGQMTLAACPNCGYVRNVAFDPAVMVYDTTMDTNLHHSPAFAAFSAELCERLADRYDLRGKRILDVGCGQGEFLRELCQVSGASGHGFDAMYAGSTGPDPSGAVFHSGYAPRGAALPEFDLFTTRHWFEHIADPFEFLADLRERAGDRVVHGYIEVPDAGYDLSTAGWEVIYPHVSYFDAYALTAIVERAGWTVEDSGTFFHGMFRYIEISANETSSAGTAARVEDRDRTLAAVSGFARRHHQERDRWEQRIAELVAAGANPVMWGAGSRGVQFLTLADRTRQLAAVVDVNPRKWGRYLPVTAHRVDPPDVLTHLKPSAVIITNPAYKSEIAAQLGALGVDAELLVA, encoded by the coding sequence ATGAGCAGGTGTGACGCCTGCGGCGCGGGCGAGCTGGAGGTCTTCGGCGACCTCGGCGAGATCCCGGTGCTGTGCGGCGTGCACTGGGCGGACGCGGGCGAGGCGGCGGACAGCCCGGTCGGGCAGATGACGCTGGCCGCGTGCCCGAACTGCGGCTATGTCCGGAACGTGGCGTTCGACCCCGCGGTGATGGTCTACGACACGACGATGGACACGAACCTGCACCACTCGCCCGCGTTCGCCGCGTTCTCGGCGGAGCTGTGCGAGCGGCTCGCCGACCGCTATGACCTGCGTGGCAAGCGGATCCTGGACGTCGGGTGCGGGCAGGGCGAGTTCCTCCGTGAGCTGTGCCAGGTGAGCGGCGCGTCCGGGCACGGCTTCGACGCGATGTACGCGGGCTCGACCGGGCCGGACCCGTCCGGCGCGGTGTTCCACAGTGGATACGCGCCGCGCGGTGCGGCGCTGCCGGAGTTCGACCTGTTCACCACGCGGCACTGGTTCGAGCACATCGCCGACCCGTTCGAGTTCCTGGCCGACCTCCGCGAGCGGGCCGGGGACCGGGTCGTGCACGGGTACATCGAGGTGCCGGACGCGGGCTACGACCTGTCCACCGCGGGGTGGGAGGTCATCTACCCGCACGTGTCCTACTTCGACGCGTACGCACTGACCGCGATCGTGGAGCGGGCCGGCTGGACCGTCGAGGACTCCGGCACGTTCTTCCACGGCATGTTCCGCTACATCGAGATCTCCGCCAACGAAACCTCTTCGGCGGGTACGGCGGCGCGCGTCGAAGATCGCGACCGTACCCTCGCCGCGGTCTCCGGTTTTGCCCGGCGGCACCACCAGGAGCGGGACCGCTGGGAGCAGCGGATCGCCGAGCTGGTCGCCGCGGGCGCGAACCCGGTGATGTGGGGCGCCGGTTCCCGCGGCGTGCAGTTCCTGACGCTCGCGGACCGCACGCGGCAGCTCGCCGCCGTGGTCGACGTGAACCCGCGCAAGTGGGGCCGCTACCTGCCGGTCACCGCGCACCGGGTGGACCCGCCGGACGTGCTGACCCATCTGAAGCCGTCCGCCGTCATCATCACCAACCCGGCCTACAAGTCCGAGATCGCGGCGCAGCTGGGCGCGCTCGGCGTGGACGCGGAGCTGCTGGTCGCATGA
- a CDS encoding glycosyltransferase family 2 protein: MSELASESSAQQGPRRGRESGSRRPVKVTLGFTTYNVERYLPLAFESVLAQDFTDFEVVVCDNRSTDRTWEICQEYAARDPRFRIHRNDENLGEAGNFARVVSLARGEYFRLTAHDDLMAPSLLRECVAVLDADPGVVCAYPQTVIIDADGNRVSDWDDRLDLTDPSPVRRLAHFAQRWSLLNELFGVIRTGALRNTRLLGQYLSSDARIVAELVLQGRFQVVPARLFYRRMHPAMTFGGDRTDVLAHHEPRLAMKARKAARRAKPGADHQVLIADVMRTFLATADQPLATRLRSAATFGAVAESRRARIRLGKLRRRVTGGVLEKPPWENADGSLKKESS, encoded by the coding sequence ATGAGCGAGCTCGCGAGCGAGTCATCGGCTCAGCAGGGCCCCCGGCGCGGGCGTGAGTCCGGCTCGCGACGTCCCGTCAAGGTCACTCTGGGGTTCACCACGTACAACGTGGAGCGGTACCTGCCGCTCGCGTTCGAGTCCGTGCTGGCCCAGGACTTCACCGACTTCGAGGTCGTCGTCTGCGACAACCGGTCCACGGACCGGACCTGGGAGATCTGCCAGGAGTACGCGGCGCGCGACCCCCGGTTCCGCATCCACCGCAACGACGAGAACCTGGGCGAGGCCGGCAACTTCGCCCGCGTCGTGTCGCTGGCCCGCGGCGAGTACTTCCGGCTCACCGCGCACGACGACCTGATGGCGCCGTCGCTGCTCCGCGAGTGCGTGGCCGTGCTCGACGCGGACCCCGGCGTGGTCTGCGCGTACCCGCAGACCGTGATCATCGACGCGGACGGCAACCGGGTCAGCGACTGGGACGACCGGCTCGACCTCACCGACCCGAGCCCGGTCAGGCGTCTCGCGCACTTCGCGCAGCGCTGGTCGCTGCTCAACGAGCTGTTCGGCGTGATCCGCACCGGCGCGCTGCGGAACACCAGACTGCTCGGGCAGTACCTCTCCAGCGACGCCCGGATCGTGGCGGAGCTGGTGCTGCAGGGGCGCTTCCAGGTCGTACCCGCGCGGCTCTTCTATCGCCGGATGCATCCGGCCATGACGTTCGGCGGCGACCGCACCGACGTGCTGGCGCACCACGAACCGCGCCTGGCGATGAAGGCGCGCAAGGCCGCCCGGCGCGCCAAGCCCGGCGCCGACCACCAGGTGCTGATCGCGGACGTGATGCGCACGTTCCTGGCCACGGCCGATCAACCGCTGGCCACGCGCCTGCGCAGCGCGGCCACGTTCGGCGCGGTCGCGGAGTCCCGTCGGGCCCGGATCCGGCTCGGCAAACTCCGCCGGCGCGTCACCGGAGGGGTCTTGGAGAAGCCGCCGTGGGAGAACGCGGACGGATCGTTGAAGAAGGAGTCGTCATGA
- a CDS encoding glutamate-1-semialdehyde 2,1-aminomutase, which produces MRFDESRRLRERAHAMIPGGAHTYAKGDDQYPEDAPGFIVRGAGAHVWDVDGNSFVEYGMGLRAVTLGHGYAPVVDAVMRALPHGSNFTRPAAIEVEAAERLLGLVGRHDGAMVKFAKHGSDATTAAVKLARAHTGRDMVAICTDHPFFSTDDWFIGATPMPGGVPGTVRALTAGFRYNDVSSVSEVFAAHPGRIAAIVMEAETTTAPAPGFLAAVRRLCDEHGALLVIDETLTGFRWHDRGAQAVHDVTGDLAVYGKAMGNGFAISALVGRPDVMELGGLRHDRERVFLLSTTHGAETHALAAAIAVMDVYAAEPVIETLYRQGARLAAGVTEAAARHGVSDHFGVLGRDCNLIYYTKDASGERSQPFRTLFLQELITGGIIAPSFSISFAHTDADVDRTIEVVDAALGVYAKALDAGSVDGLLRGRPVAPVFRPYN; this is translated from the coding sequence ATGAGGTTCGACGAATCCCGCCGCCTGCGGGAACGCGCACACGCCATGATCCCCGGCGGGGCGCACACCTACGCCAAGGGCGACGACCAGTACCCGGAGGACGCGCCCGGCTTCATCGTCCGCGGTGCCGGCGCCCACGTCTGGGACGTGGACGGCAATTCCTTTGTCGAGTACGGCATGGGGCTGCGCGCGGTCACGCTCGGCCACGGCTACGCGCCCGTGGTCGACGCGGTCATGCGCGCGCTGCCGCACGGCAGCAACTTCACCCGGCCGGCCGCGATCGAGGTCGAGGCCGCGGAACGCCTGCTCGGACTGGTCGGCCGGCACGACGGCGCCATGGTCAAGTTCGCCAAGCACGGCTCGGACGCGACCACCGCCGCGGTCAAGCTCGCCCGCGCGCACACCGGCCGGGACATGGTCGCGATCTGCACCGACCACCCGTTCTTCTCCACCGACGACTGGTTCATCGGCGCGACCCCGATGCCCGGCGGCGTGCCGGGCACGGTCCGCGCGCTCACCGCCGGCTTCCGGTACAACGACGTCTCCAGCGTTTCGGAGGTCTTCGCGGCGCACCCGGGCCGGATCGCCGCGATCGTGATGGAGGCGGAGACCACCACCGCGCCCGCGCCCGGCTTCCTCGCCGCGGTTCGCCGGCTCTGCGACGAGCACGGCGCGCTGCTGGTCATCGACGAGACCCTGACCGGCTTCCGCTGGCACGACCGCGGCGCCCAGGCGGTCCACGACGTCACCGGCGACCTCGCCGTCTACGGCAAGGCGATGGGCAACGGCTTCGCGATCTCCGCACTGGTCGGCCGCCCGGACGTGATGGAGCTCGGCGGCCTGCGCCACGACCGGGAGCGCGTCTTCCTGCTCTCCACCACGCACGGCGCGGAGACGCACGCGCTGGCCGCCGCGATCGCGGTGATGGACGTCTACGCCGCCGAGCCGGTGATCGAGACCCTCTACCGCCAGGGCGCCCGCCTGGCCGCCGGCGTCACGGAGGCCGCCGCCCGGCACGGCGTCAGCGACCATTTCGGCGTGCTCGGCCGCGACTGCAACCTCATCTACTACACGAAGGACGCGTCCGGCGAACGCTCCCAGCCCTTCCGCACCCTCTTCCTCCAGGAACTCATCACGGGCGGCATCATCGCCCCGTCCTTCAGCATCTCCTTCGCCCACACGGACGCGGACGTGGACCGCACCATCGAGGTCGTGGACGCTGCCTTGGGCGTGTATGCCAAGGCACTGGACGCGGGCAGCGTGGACGGACTCCTCCGGGGCAGGCCGGTCGCGCCGGTCTTCCGTCCCTACAACTGA
- the fxsT gene encoding FxSxx-COOH system tetratricopeptide repeat protein → MTPGDSGTGGPDISRSEFLAELQLLYRAAGRPAYRKVSDAIRDRDDMPDTVSHETVSAIIRGAVLPRWIKVECVVRQLATMAVVKPDTEAEVRRFHLLWSAEDDRQRGRSSGHSAQPNAMSAITRHPGRPFGEGLPPQNLFIGRQDLLDRIVAELAVQLFMPVVLHGPAGMGKTHIAIEYVHRYRGDYDHIWWIPAEQPGATPAEMTRIADHLGIQHSRSIMQTVRTVLNRLESGDAGRWLIVFDNAGPATEVAEFLPTSGGDVIITTRDTAGWRGRGRLLEVNVFERAESVELLRTRGHRISSPDADKLAEFLGDMPLALEQVAAMQSYTRAPVGEYLEQLESRAAAVLSQQRPAGYSQTVASAFGLAYDRLRHESLGAARLLDMLSCLAAEPIPLALLRRAGGTRIPAPLGRIVDDQDQLETAVGRLGKYGLARVGDDAQRLEVHRLVQLIVRDTLSEAELRLARASAHRLLSVANPGRPDDQVTWDLHSQLRRHIRVSGLVQNLDGAARAVVLDQIRYLALSGDPNEAVNLAQEVLPTWSEAGAPDEQTYTVRQRLGEALIQAGRYTEAMKAADALWQSIRDDPDFGPGHDLAVDIARQVGQLYRISGRYGAALDLEQGVLALLPPSPGGGTRRIWAQNNLAVSYRQLGRYDEALRLDQGVRRERARLLGATHNWTLLSGSNIARDLYGLGRYAEALAVMETVLPQTRRELGARHDFVLLGTRTLAVAARKSGDLDRALAVSNENQKDCLATYPDDHEATLAAIMTYANTLCAAGQFTKAWDLFTMIIYRYRRSFGVQNPLSLAAYINLGIVLRAQGERNKAQQIDHQTLSALRRTVGPRHPYTLAAAVGLANDFATVPDEHESAIALLADTWAVMHDVHGENHPDTLTCAVNYGLLGARDDKRIPSADDALARLEQALGVGHPHVSALRQGLHGEVDVEPPPT, encoded by the coding sequence GTGACCCCTGGAGACTCCGGCACAGGCGGCCCCGACATCTCGCGATCCGAGTTCCTGGCCGAGCTGCAACTGCTCTACCGCGCCGCCGGACGCCCGGCGTACCGCAAGGTCAGCGACGCCATCCGCGACCGGGACGACATGCCGGACACGGTCAGTCACGAGACCGTCAGCGCGATCATCCGGGGCGCCGTGCTGCCTCGATGGATCAAAGTGGAGTGCGTCGTCCGGCAGCTCGCCACCATGGCGGTGGTGAAGCCGGACACCGAGGCGGAGGTACGCCGTTTTCACCTGCTGTGGTCGGCGGAGGACGACCGGCAGCGCGGGCGGAGCTCCGGCCACTCCGCCCAGCCGAACGCGATGTCGGCGATCACCCGCCACCCCGGCCGGCCGTTCGGCGAGGGACTGCCCCCGCAGAATCTGTTCATCGGACGGCAGGACCTTCTCGATCGGATCGTCGCCGAGCTGGCGGTGCAGTTATTCATGCCGGTCGTGCTGCACGGTCCCGCCGGTATGGGAAAGACGCACATCGCGATCGAGTACGTGCATCGGTACCGCGGCGACTACGACCACATCTGGTGGATTCCGGCGGAGCAGCCGGGCGCGACTCCGGCCGAGATGACCCGGATCGCGGATCACCTGGGCATACAACACAGCCGGTCGATCATGCAGACCGTCCGGACGGTGCTCAACCGGCTGGAGTCCGGGGACGCGGGGCGATGGCTGATCGTCTTCGACAACGCCGGGCCGGCTACCGAGGTGGCGGAGTTCCTGCCGACCTCCGGGGGAGACGTCATCATCACCACGAGGGACACGGCCGGCTGGCGGGGACGCGGCCGGCTGCTCGAGGTGAACGTGTTCGAGCGTGCGGAGAGCGTCGAGCTGCTGCGGACCCGCGGCCACCGGATCTCCTCCCCGGACGCGGACAAGCTCGCCGAGTTCCTCGGGGACATGCCGCTGGCGCTGGAGCAGGTCGCGGCCATGCAGTCGTACACGCGCGCGCCGGTCGGTGAGTACCTCGAACAGTTGGAAAGCCGAGCCGCGGCGGTGCTGTCGCAGCAGCGTCCGGCCGGCTACTCGCAGACGGTGGCGAGCGCGTTCGGGCTGGCCTACGACCGGCTCCGGCACGAGTCCCTCGGTGCGGCCCGGCTGCTGGACATGCTCTCCTGTCTCGCGGCCGAGCCCATCCCGCTGGCACTGCTCCGCCGCGCCGGAGGCACCCGGATTCCCGCCCCGCTCGGCCGGATCGTCGACGATCAGGATCAACTCGAGACGGCGGTCGGGCGTCTCGGCAAGTACGGTCTGGCCAGGGTCGGCGACGACGCGCAGCGGCTGGAGGTGCACCGGCTGGTGCAGCTCATCGTGCGGGACACGCTGAGCGAGGCCGAGCTGCGGCTCGCCCGCGCCAGCGCGCACCGCCTGCTCAGCGTCGCGAACCCGGGCCGCCCCGACGACCAGGTCACCTGGGACCTCCACTCCCAGCTGCGAAGGCACATCCGCGTCTCCGGCCTGGTGCAGAACCTGGACGGCGCGGCCAGGGCGGTCGTGCTCGACCAGATCAGGTACCTAGCACTCTCCGGAGACCCGAACGAGGCGGTGAACCTGGCGCAGGAGGTGCTGCCGACCTGGAGCGAGGCGGGCGCACCGGACGAGCAGACCTACACGGTCCGCCAGCGACTGGGCGAGGCGCTCATCCAGGCAGGCCGGTACACCGAGGCGATGAAGGCCGCGGACGCACTCTGGCAGAGCATCAGAGACGATCCTGACTTCGGCCCGGGTCACGATCTGGCGGTGGACATCGCTCGGCAGGTGGGCCAGCTCTACCGAATCTCAGGCCGCTACGGTGCTGCACTCGATCTCGAGCAGGGCGTCCTCGCCCTCCTTCCTCCGTCACCGGGCGGTGGGACCCGCCGAATCTGGGCTCAGAACAATCTTGCGGTCAGCTATCGGCAACTGGGCCGCTACGACGAAGCGCTTCGGCTCGACCAGGGTGTACGGCGAGAACGAGCGCGCCTGCTCGGCGCCACCCACAACTGGACCCTGCTGTCCGGCTCCAACATCGCACGTGATCTCTACGGCCTCGGCCGCTACGCGGAGGCGCTGGCGGTCATGGAGACCGTCCTTCCGCAGACCCGACGAGAGTTGGGGGCACGCCACGACTTCGTCCTGCTGGGGACCAGGACCCTCGCGGTCGCCGCCCGGAAGTCCGGTGATCTCGATCGCGCCCTGGCGGTCAGTAACGAGAACCAGAAGGACTGCCTCGCCACCTATCCGGACGATCACGAAGCCACACTGGCCGCGATCATGACCTATGCGAACACGCTGTGCGCGGCCGGCCAGTTCACCAAGGCGTGGGACCTGTTCACCATGATCATCTACCGGTACCGGCGCAGCTTCGGTGTGCAGAATCCGCTGTCGCTGGCGGCGTACATCAACCTCGGCATCGTGCTGCGCGCTCAAGGCGAGCGCAACAAGGCCCAGCAAATCGACCATCAGACGTTGTCTGCCCTCCGTCGGACCGTCGGGCCCCGGCACCCGTACACGCTCGCCGCCGCGGTAGGCCTCGCCAATGACTTCGCGACGGTGCCGGACGAGCATGAATCCGCCATCGCGTTGCTCGCCGATACGTGGGCCGTCATGCACGACGTCCACGGTGAGAACCATCCCGACACGCTGACGTGCGCGGTCAACTACGGTCTGCTGGGAGCTCGCGACGACAAGCGGATCCCTTCGGCCGACGACGCTCTGGCACGGCTGGAACAGGCCCTCGGTGTAGGCCATCCCCACGTGTCCGCCCTGCGCCAGGGGCTGCACGGCGAAGTCGATGTGGAGCCCCCGCCCACCTGA
- a CDS encoding oligosaccharide flippase family protein, with protein sequence MSEAGPHSSGTVRRAVVWSYVLTGGNFAVTGVVTFVMAAFVPPAEFGVMALALVWVTFAQMLMQHGPAQAVIQREDVTDRHFDAAFWSTLGSAVVFAVALAAIAPLWAIWNGTPQLAYVCWALAPVIVLNALAVIPDAILRRRMDMKRISLRVLTVALISGVLGVGAAVAGLGVWAYAVQQITMSALTAAVVWTVTEWRPRRGGIGPALRDLRRFSLHSLSEVTAFFVSSRIDALVMGAFFGPAAIGLYRFAVRIVEMVNSVAAGGIGQVSLADLARLTADREAFGRRLGQFVHAAAMLMYPALGILAATAGPLLRLVGAEWEPAAGALRVLCAAGAITMIGSILTPAVQAAGRPGVGAVIGWIEAVVAAISIVAVGLWMRDAAVSLQVLAIAWTVFAVQGTMTAVYVWVALYRVLHLKARTVLLPSLPPLLAGLAALGTGLLVESLLPSGLHVLPSLLLTACATLGVTALLLVALDHRARSLVSSLVRRS encoded by the coding sequence ATGAGTGAAGCCGGGCCGCACAGCAGCGGAACCGTCCGCCGGGCCGTCGTCTGGTCATATGTGCTCACCGGCGGTAACTTCGCGGTGACCGGCGTCGTGACCTTCGTGATGGCCGCGTTCGTGCCGCCCGCCGAGTTCGGCGTGATGGCACTCGCGCTGGTCTGGGTCACGTTCGCGCAGATGCTCATGCAGCACGGCCCGGCCCAGGCCGTCATCCAGCGCGAGGACGTCACCGACCGGCACTTCGACGCCGCGTTCTGGAGCACGCTCGGATCGGCCGTCGTCTTCGCGGTGGCGCTGGCGGCGATCGCTCCGCTGTGGGCGATCTGGAACGGGACACCCCAGCTGGCGTACGTGTGCTGGGCGCTCGCCCCGGTGATCGTGCTCAACGCGCTCGCCGTCATCCCGGACGCGATCCTGCGCCGCCGGATGGACATGAAGCGCATCTCGCTACGGGTGCTGACGGTGGCGCTGATCTCCGGCGTGCTGGGTGTCGGCGCCGCGGTCGCCGGGCTGGGCGTGTGGGCCTACGCGGTGCAGCAGATCACGATGTCCGCGCTGACCGCCGCGGTCGTGTGGACCGTGACCGAGTGGCGCCCACGGCGCGGCGGCATCGGCCCCGCGCTGCGCGACCTGCGCCGGTTCTCCCTGCACTCGCTCTCCGAGGTCACCGCGTTCTTCGTCTCCAGCCGCATCGACGCGCTGGTGATGGGCGCGTTCTTCGGCCCGGCCGCGATCGGGTTGTACCGCTTCGCGGTCCGGATCGTCGAGATGGTCAACAGCGTCGCCGCCGGCGGCATCGGTCAGGTGTCGCTGGCGGATCTGGCCCGGCTGACCGCGGACCGGGAGGCGTTCGGGCGGCGGCTGGGCCAGTTCGTGCACGCCGCCGCGATGCTGATGTACCCGGCGCTGGGCATCCTCGCGGCCACGGCCGGCCCGCTGCTGCGGCTGGTGGGAGCGGAGTGGGAGCCGGCGGCGGGTGCGCTGCGGGTGCTGTGCGCGGCCGGTGCGATCACGATGATCGGCAGCATCCTCACACCCGCGGTGCAGGCCGCCGGACGGCCCGGGGTGGGCGCGGTGATCGGCTGGATCGAGGCGGTGGTAGCGGCGATCTCGATCGTGGCGGTCGGCCTGTGGATGCGCGACGCCGCGGTCAGCCTCCAGGTGCTGGCGATCGCGTGGACGGTCTTCGCGGTGCAGGGAACGATGACGGCGGTGTACGTGTGGGTGGCCCTCTACCGCGTGCTGCACCTGAAGGCCCGGACGGTCCTGCTGCCGTCACTGCCACCGCTGCTGGCCGGTCTGGCGGCGCTCGGCACCGGATTGCTGGTGGAGTCGCTGCTCCCGTCCGGCCTCCATGTCCTCCCGAGCCTCCTGCTCACCGCCTGTGCCACGCTCGGCGTGACGGCGCTGCTTCTCGTCGCCCTGGACCACCGGGCCCGTAGCCTGGTGTCGTCCCTCGTGCGTCGCTCCTGA
- a CDS encoding glycosyltransferase family 2 protein — protein sequence MPRLGIGLPVHNGERYLPAVLDCLRRQTYTDFEVTVCDNASTDATAAIVRAVAAEDPRFRYVRNETNIGAPGNFNRVFALSGAELHAWVAADDEYDPAYFQRCVELLDQRPDAIGAFTKVRLIDEHGAPLGVPAPPMPCPKYHHKGGDGDSWKRPRVANRC from the coding sequence ATGCCCCGGCTCGGTATCGGCCTGCCCGTCCACAACGGTGAGAGATACCTGCCTGCGGTGCTGGACTGCCTGCGCCGCCAGACGTACACCGACTTCGAGGTGACCGTCTGTGACAACGCGTCGACGGATGCGACCGCGGCGATCGTCCGGGCCGTCGCGGCCGAGGATCCCCGGTTCCGCTACGTGCGCAACGAGACCAACATCGGCGCGCCCGGCAACTTCAACCGGGTCTTCGCGCTCAGCGGCGCGGAGCTCCACGCGTGGGTGGCCGCGGACGACGAGTACGATCCGGCCTACTTCCAGCGCTGCGTGGAGCTGCTCGACCAGCGGCCGGACGCGATCGGCGCGTTCACCAAGGTCCGGCTGATCGACGAGCACGGCGCTCCGCTGGGCGTCCCGGCCCCTCCTATGCCATGCCCGAAATATCACCACAAAGGCGGCGACGGGGACTCCTGGAAGCGACCACGTGTCGCAAATCGTTGTTGA